A genomic stretch from Kineosporia corallincola includes:
- a CDS encoding LLM class flavin-dependent oxidoreductase produces MSGTIGHRDAGGETREKTDHSLVLGIGFAATDPTGLAGWVRTAELIGLGFVVLDDVPDGLDPVESAAFAGAGTRSIALVAHAPATHAEPFHLSNQFSGLDRGTNGRAGWLVSADAGTARARARSAPVPDPATARREAVAVVGAARRLWDSWEDGALIADSASGRFLDADRIHYVDVDNEFFSIRGPALMPRPVQGQVVVISRYRDQIGDCDVVLVGGAGEAARARAGGASRVFAEIAPSPGLLTSLRRLTGHVDGVLVRAADPGAALHELGQWVVPALAADGVLRSPEPGGTFRELLGLPRPVSRYATSGRPA; encoded by the coding sequence GACGCCGGAGGGGAGACCCGTGAGAAGACCGATCATTCCCTGGTGCTCGGGATCGGTTTCGCCGCAACCGATCCCACCGGACTGGCCGGGTGGGTGCGCACCGCCGAGCTGATCGGCCTGGGGTTCGTCGTGCTCGACGACGTCCCCGACGGCCTGGACCCGGTGGAGTCGGCGGCCTTCGCCGGTGCGGGCACCCGCTCGATCGCCCTGGTGGCGCACGCGCCGGCCACCCATGCCGAGCCGTTCCACCTGTCCAACCAGTTCTCCGGTCTGGACCGGGGCACGAACGGCCGGGCCGGCTGGCTGGTCTCGGCCGATGCCGGGACGGCCCGGGCCCGGGCCCGGTCGGCGCCGGTGCCCGACCCGGCCACGGCGCGGCGGGAGGCGGTGGCCGTGGTGGGTGCGGCGCGGCGGCTGTGGGACTCCTGGGAAGACGGCGCGCTGATCGCCGACTCCGCCTCCGGCCGGTTCCTGGACGCCGACCGGATCCACTACGTGGACGTGGACAACGAGTTCTTCAGCATCCGTGGCCCGGCCCTGATGCCGCGGCCGGTGCAGGGTCAGGTGGTGGTGATCTCCCGCTACCGCGACCAGATCGGGGACTGCGACGTGGTTCTCGTCGGCGGCGCGGGCGAGGCGGCCCGGGCCCGGGCCGGGGGAGCGAGCCGGGTGTTCGCCGAGATCGCGCCCAGCCCGGGGCTTCTCACCTCGCTGCGGCGGCTGACCGGGCACGTCGACGGCGTGCTGGTGCGGGCGGCCGACCCGGGCGCGGCGCTGCACGAGCTCGGCCAGTGGGTGGTGCCGGCGCTGGCCGCCGACGGCGTCCTGCGTTCGCCGGAACCCGGCGGCACCTTCCGCGAACTGCTCGGGCTGCCCCGCCCGGTGAGCCGTTACGCGACGTCCGGGAGGCCGGCATGA
- a CDS encoding LLM class flavin-dependent oxidoreductase, translated as MSSDVSDYPRPHARLHLNAFFPFGPVYLWDEVDRPERYYEFDGFTRLAQAAERGLFTAVFLGDSQRLREHLGRITDTAVTGRPDQLVLFAHLAATTRRIGLVATFNTTYSDPVDLARRIATVDVFSQGRAGWNLVTTHNAWTGENFRRGGYLGHADRYRQALEYLHVTRRLWDGEAVEFSGDFYDVAAPALGARGPQGRPVLFQAGESDEGRDFAARHAEAVFSRYLEFDAALAFAGDLAGRLTALGRSRDDVKIFPGARIVLGDTAQDAQERAAWFDRRTWTDRRVRAVLESVWSQDLSGYDVDGPLPAGDPVVPEQTVTHGVVNSRDQPLATARRWRELASARGWSIRQLVAHLNQSQGFVGTPAAVADRLAHYVRSGAVDGLNLLANGVPEGFDDVVDRLVPALQERGVYPAEYAGTTLRENLRAGAVTPVRP; from the coding sequence ATGAGCAGTGACGTGAGCGACTACCCGCGTCCGCACGCCCGTCTGCACCTCAACGCGTTCTTCCCGTTCGGCCCGGTCTACCTGTGGGACGAGGTGGACCGGCCCGAGAGATACTACGAGTTCGACGGGTTTACCCGGCTGGCGCAGGCCGCCGAGCGGGGCCTGTTCACTGCCGTGTTCCTGGGCGACAGCCAGCGCCTGCGCGAGCACCTGGGGCGGATCACCGACACGGCCGTCACCGGAAGGCCCGACCAGCTGGTGCTGTTCGCGCACCTGGCCGCCACCACCCGGCGGATCGGGCTGGTGGCCACCTTCAACACCACCTACAGCGACCCGGTGGACCTGGCCCGGCGGATCGCGACCGTCGACGTGTTCAGCCAGGGCCGGGCGGGCTGGAACCTGGTCACCACCCACAATGCCTGGACCGGTGAGAACTTCCGCCGCGGAGGGTATCTGGGACACGCCGACCGCTACCGTCAGGCCCTGGAGTACCTGCACGTCACCCGGCGGTTGTGGGACGGCGAGGCGGTGGAGTTCTCCGGCGACTTCTACGACGTGGCCGCACCGGCTCTGGGCGCACGCGGACCGCAGGGGCGGCCGGTGCTGTTCCAGGCCGGGGAGTCGGACGAGGGCCGCGACTTCGCCGCCCGGCACGCCGAGGCGGTGTTCTCCCGCTACCTGGAGTTCGACGCGGCCCTGGCGTTCGCCGGCGACCTGGCCGGGCGGCTGACGGCGCTGGGCCGCAGCCGTGACGACGTGAAGATCTTCCCCGGCGCCCGCATCGTGCTGGGCGACACCGCGCAGGACGCCCAGGAGCGCGCCGCCTGGTTCGACCGGCGCACCTGGACCGACCGGCGGGTCCGGGCGGTGCTGGAAAGCGTCTGGTCCCAGGATCTTTCCGGGTACGACGTGGACGGCCCGCTGCCGGCCGGGGATCCGGTGGTGCCGGAGCAGACCGTCACCCACGGGGTGGTCAACAGCCGGGACCAGCCGCTGGCCACCGCCCGCCGCTGGCGGGAGCTGGCCAGCGCCCGGGGCTGGTCGATCCGGCAGCTGGTGGCTCACCTGAACCAGTCCCAGGGCTTCGTCGGGACGCCGGCGGCGGTCGCCGACCGGCTGGCCCACTACGTGCGCTCGGGGGCCGTGGACGGGCTCAACCTGCTGGCCAACGGCGTCCCCGAGGGTTTCGACGACGTGGTGGACCGGCTCGTGCCGGCGTTGCAGGAACGCGGGGTGTACCCGGCGGAGTACGCCGGGACCACCCTGCGGGAGAATCTCCGGGCGGGGGCGGTGACGCCGGTCAGACCGTGA
- a CDS encoding alpha/beta fold hydrolase, with protein sequence MSDLLLIHGLTYDHRAWGPLRRHLAPGRRVLAVDLPGHGGAPRWESYPLERVLAAIHEQVTAGGLHDPVVVGHSAGAIVATAYAASHPVSAVVDVDQILLPGRFGHLVREAEPVLRGPDWRTFWDRMLAGMGIETMTGEARALVDDATDPRQDLLLGYWDQILTRSDQELEENLRGQLTSIGERGIGYHWLSSYEPPAAHLEWLRSILPVEVTVVGAGHFPHLTDPAGVAALLPG encoded by the coding sequence GTGTCTGATCTTCTGCTGATTCACGGACTGACCTACGACCACCGCGCCTGGGGCCCGCTCCGGCGTCACCTCGCCCCGGGCCGCCGGGTGCTCGCCGTCGACCTGCCCGGTCACGGCGGGGCCCCACGCTGGGAGTCCTATCCGCTGGAGCGTGTTCTCGCGGCGATCCACGAGCAGGTGACGGCGGGCGGGTTGCATGACCCCGTCGTGGTGGGGCACTCGGCCGGTGCCATTGTCGCCACCGCCTACGCGGCTTCCCATCCGGTCTCGGCGGTGGTGGACGTCGACCAGATCCTGCTGCCCGGACGCTTCGGGCACCTGGTGCGCGAGGCCGAGCCGGTGCTGCGCGGCCCGGACTGGCGCACGTTCTGGGACCGGATGCTGGCCGGCATGGGCATCGAGACGATGACCGGTGAGGCCCGCGCACTGGTGGACGACGCCACCGACCCGCGCCAGGACCTGCTGCTCGGCTACTGGGACCAGATCCTCACCCGCTCCGACCAGGAGCTTGAGGAAAACCTGCGCGGGCAGCTGACGTCCATCGGTGAGCGGGGCATCGGCTACCACTGGCTGTCGTCGTACGAGCCGCCGGCCGCGCACCTGGAGTGGCTGCGCTCCATCCTCCCGGTCGAGGTGACGGTGGTGGGCGCAGGGCACTTCCCGCACCTGACCGATCCGGCCGGGGTCGCCGCGCTGCTGCCCGGCTAG
- a CDS encoding AAA family ATPase yields MPLIGRRRELVAIERLLQRAQAGEGGVLVVAGPPGSGRTALARAARAAATARGLPVTGVPAEGPETGSRLTILDAPTSPPASPGQFTANAGAVLVTTTDPDGADLRLAPLTLAELGRLLPGLPHDVVHAIWLAGGGLPGPSLDLADQAVSPGDDGAGSDPVAVLALRAPSRSEFLVPDAGLLRLLETAAARPLPDDVRARVLVRWARELLGDPSAHRRRRELADEAVRLARGTGTPQVLAEVLDGRLHALWDPAAARERFGTATEIIELARRAGRLDLELNGLFWRFTAQVELGDLDAAEATLVLYARTGEPAGDPRAAVVVRSRQAVLAMIRGRLDLADELGHEVARTGRAAGLADTARLTATLDGQLALLRGRAGEHLAPLRAMALRLPGHYFEATAARVLALAGRDEEALLELERLLPTVLAGTGPRWLGAVADLALVASRGGDPTAVRRLYDALSPYRGRLVVWGGANTVTGPVDDLLGRLAQRLGLTAPALAHLDDAVAQEERLGALPWLAATLAVRGRPGDAERARSLAARLGIRLAPAAGVPAPPTVPTVPTDEWRLWRDGDDWHLEAGTERARLRHLRGLGYLRMLVSSPGQEIPALDLVAGEAGLRVPESDPVLDAQARGAFRDRLRTLEDALDRADRAGDPARAATVTAERDALVAELRRATGTGGRSRRHTSEAERARVNVTRALATVLGRLETAAPLAAAHLRASLRTGGRCRYQPAPGGPGRWRVTP; encoded by the coding sequence GTGCCCCTGATCGGACGTCGCCGCGAGCTGGTGGCGATCGAGCGCCTGCTGCAACGCGCGCAGGCGGGCGAGGGCGGCGTCCTGGTCGTCGCGGGCCCACCCGGCTCCGGCCGCACGGCGCTCGCCCGGGCCGCGCGGGCGGCGGCGACGGCCCGAGGGCTGCCGGTGACCGGTGTCCCCGCCGAGGGCCCCGAAACCGGTTCCCGCCTCACCATTCTCGACGCACCGACGTCCCCACCGGCGTCCCCCGGGCAGTTCACCGCGAACGCCGGTGCCGTGCTGGTCACGACCACCGACCCGGACGGCGCCGACCTGCGCCTGGCCCCGCTGACGCTCGCCGAGCTGGGCCGGCTGCTGCCGGGTCTGCCGCACGACGTCGTGCACGCGATCTGGCTGGCCGGCGGCGGCCTCCCCGGCCCCTCGCTCGATCTCGCCGACCAGGCCGTGAGTCCCGGGGACGACGGCGCGGGTTCCGACCCCGTCGCGGTCCTGGCCCTGCGGGCCCCGTCGCGATCCGAGTTCCTCGTGCCGGACGCCGGTCTGCTGCGCCTGCTGGAGACCGCGGCCGCGCGGCCGCTGCCCGACGACGTGCGCGCCCGCGTGCTGGTGCGCTGGGCCCGAGAGCTGCTCGGTGACCCGTCCGCGCACCGGCGCCGCCGGGAGCTCGCCGACGAGGCCGTGCGCCTGGCCCGCGGCACCGGTACGCCGCAGGTGCTGGCCGAGGTGCTCGACGGGCGGCTGCACGCGCTCTGGGATCCCGCCGCGGCCCGCGAAAGGTTCGGCACGGCAACCGAGATCATCGAGCTCGCCCGCCGGGCGGGCCGACTCGACCTCGAGCTCAACGGCCTGTTCTGGCGGTTCACGGCCCAGGTCGAGCTGGGAGACCTGGACGCCGCCGAGGCCACGCTGGTGCTCTACGCGCGCACCGGCGAGCCGGCCGGTGACCCCCGCGCGGCCGTCGTCGTCCGGTCCCGGCAGGCCGTGCTGGCCATGATCCGGGGCCGCCTGGACCTGGCCGACGAGCTCGGGCACGAGGTCGCCCGCACCGGGCGGGCCGCGGGACTGGCCGACACCGCCCGGCTGACGGCCACTCTCGACGGGCAGCTGGCCCTGCTGCGCGGCCGGGCCGGGGAGCACCTCGCGCCGCTGCGGGCGATGGCGCTGCGGCTTCCGGGCCACTACTTCGAGGCGACGGCCGCCCGGGTGCTGGCTCTGGCCGGCCGGGACGAGGAGGCGCTGCTGGAACTGGAGCGGCTCCTGCCCACGGTGCTGGCCGGCACCGGGCCGCGCTGGCTGGGGGCGGTGGCCGACCTGGCCCTGGTGGCCTCGCGGGGCGGTGATCCGACGGCCGTGCGCCGGCTGTACGACGCGCTCTCGCCCTACCGGGGCCGCCTGGTCGTGTGGGGTGGCGCGAACACGGTCACCGGTCCCGTCGACGACCTGCTGGGACGCCTGGCGCAGCGGCTCGGGCTCACGGCGCCGGCTCTGGCGCACCTGGACGACGCGGTGGCGCAGGAGGAACGCCTGGGCGCCCTGCCCTGGCTGGCCGCGACGCTCGCCGTGCGGGGACGCCCCGGCGACGCCGAGCGCGCGCGGTCCCTGGCCGCACGGCTGGGCATCCGCCTCGCCCCGGCCGCCGGTGTGCCCGCGCCGCCCACGGTGCCCACGGTGCCCACGGACGAGTGGCGCCTGTGGCGGGACGGGGACGACTGGCACCTGGAGGCGGGCACGGAGCGCGCCCGGCTGCGGCACCTGCGCGGGCTCGGGTACCTGCGGATGCTGGTTTCCTCACCGGGACAGGAGATCCCGGCACTCGACCTGGTCGCGGGCGAGGCCGGGCTGCGGGTGCCGGAGAGCGACCCGGTGCTCGACGCGCAGGCCCGCGGCGCGTTCCGCGATCGGCTGCGCACCCTGGAGGACGCCCTGGACCGGGCCGACCGGGCCGGTGACCCGGCCCGCGCCGCGACCGTCACGGCCGAACGTGACGCCCTGGTGGCCGAGCTGCGCCGGGCCACCGGGACCGGCGGCAGGTCGCGCCGGCACACCTCGGAGGCCGAGCGCGCCCGGGTCAACGTGACCCGGGCGCTGGCCACGGTGCTGGGCCGGCTGGAGACCGCCGCGCCACTGGCCGCCGCGCACCTGCGGGCGTCCCTGAGAACCGGGGGCCGATGCCGTTACCAGCCCGCTCCCGGCGGTCCGGGGCGCTGGCGCGTCACGCCCTAG
- a CDS encoding Lsr2 family DNA-binding protein has protein sequence MVAVGTSGSGTVRRRVTGIAIITTDLAGRVVEEWESTPGAAFAGVVPELNRRLAGAAIVAHNAEFDLAVLRAEYRRAGWQLPQVPALSVLEASVHLLPALERRRPADIGEALGVPGAGSGVGGAVGPGSPVGSGNSVGSVLGEARVLAGVLAVLLGPDATKASLVALPARAQTVTWPSAPTLTPRDDSPSGLHGGTPVPSGTALLERFSLIDALDEGAPAAALGYLEKLAEVFQDGTVTPQETTALAQVAAAEELTADDVARAAEAFVRALTHAALGEGALPAAEREGLLAVAGLLGVGERVVLKLVDAAESAARERARVGRTSLPGFWSLGEPLRVGDKVVFSGCDPDLRETLESRSRRLGVRVVGTVSPKTALLVSDGSVEGVRVARALEIGTRIVKPEEYALLLDHLQPVHGGEWAAPADGVVTVPETVPVVKPVVAEPVLAETVLAETVLTEPEAVKAVTPEAVMPEPVEVEVVTPDAVGPVSAEVVADETATPLPVPEPAVAETDSADSVDGAEASPAGPEAVSAVPEPEPEPEPDAVSELKVVPEPEAVAEAEVMPEPKVVPQLKGLPEPEAVPEPEVVAEAEAVPEPNVVPQLKGLPEPEAVPESEALFDEDSLARQDVAPEPAKPAPKKPRARRTTVKTETAPAPGAENADEVPQTKTTARRSKASTPGSEDGETQAAPRTRSRAASKTTASKTTAAQPKTASRATAGIPGDTQAPKSPVAKSPSAKGEVSKSAAPELVPQETPAKATPPKAAEVRAWARANGHEVSVRGALPKELVAAYLAATSGE, from the coding sequence GTGGTTGCCGTCGGAACGTCCGGGTCGGGCACGGTTCGGCGCCGGGTCACCGGTATCGCGATCATCACAACCGACCTGGCCGGACGGGTCGTCGAGGAGTGGGAGAGCACGCCGGGCGCGGCCTTCGCCGGCGTCGTCCCCGAACTGAACCGGCGCCTGGCCGGTGCCGCGATCGTCGCGCACAACGCGGAGTTCGACCTGGCCGTGCTGCGGGCTGAGTACCGGCGGGCGGGATGGCAGCTGCCGCAGGTCCCGGCGCTGAGTGTGCTGGAGGCGTCCGTCCACCTGTTGCCCGCGCTGGAGCGGCGCCGCCCGGCCGACATCGGCGAGGCGCTGGGGGTTCCCGGTGCCGGTTCCGGGGTGGGTGGCGCGGTCGGCCCGGGTAGCCCGGTCGGCTCCGGTAACTCGGTCGGCTCGGTGCTCGGCGAGGCTCGCGTGCTGGCCGGTGTGCTGGCGGTGCTGCTCGGCCCGGACGCCACGAAGGCGTCCCTGGTCGCCCTGCCCGCCCGGGCACAGACGGTCACCTGGCCCTCCGCCCCCACGCTCACCCCTCGCGACGATTCGCCCTCCGGCCTTCACGGGGGGACGCCTGTCCCGTCGGGAACCGCTCTGCTGGAACGGTTCTCCCTGATCGACGCGCTGGACGAGGGCGCGCCCGCCGCCGCCCTGGGCTACCTGGAGAAGCTCGCCGAGGTCTTCCAGGACGGCACCGTCACACCGCAGGAGACGACCGCCCTGGCGCAGGTGGCCGCGGCCGAGGAGCTGACGGCCGACGACGTCGCCCGCGCCGCCGAGGCATTCGTGCGCGCGCTGACCCACGCGGCCCTCGGTGAGGGCGCCCTGCCCGCCGCCGAGCGCGAGGGGTTGCTGGCGGTGGCCGGTCTGCTCGGCGTCGGGGAGCGCGTCGTCCTCAAACTGGTGGACGCCGCGGAGAGCGCGGCTCGGGAGCGTGCCAGGGTGGGCCGGACGAGCCTGCCCGGGTTCTGGTCGCTCGGCGAGCCGCTGCGCGTGGGCGACAAGGTGGTGTTCAGCGGCTGCGACCCCGACCTGCGCGAGACCCTGGAGAGCCGCTCGCGGCGGCTGGGTGTGCGCGTGGTCGGGACGGTCTCGCCGAAGACCGCGCTGCTGGTGTCCGACGGCTCGGTCGAGGGCGTGCGGGTGGCCCGGGCGCTGGAGATCGGCACGCGGATCGTGAAGCCGGAGGAGTACGCGCTGCTGCTCGACCACCTCCAGCCCGTGCACGGTGGGGAGTGGGCGGCTCCGGCCGACGGTGTGGTCACGGTGCCGGAGACCGTGCCGGTGGTGAAACCGGTGGTGGCTGAGCCGGTGCTCGCTGAAACGGTGCTCGCTGAAACGGTGCTCACGGAGCCGGAGGCTGTGAAGGCGGTTACGCCGGAGGCCGTTATGCCGGAACCTGTCGAGGTGGAGGTCGTTACGCCGGACGCCGTCGGGCCGGTTTCCGCCGAGGTGGTGGCGGACGAGACGGCGACGCCGCTTCCGGTTCCTGAACCGGCTGTGGCGGAGACGGATTCGGCGGATTCGGTGGACGGGGCAGAAGCTTCGCCGGCCGGTCCGGAAGCTGTGTCGGCTGTGCCCGAGCCCGAGCCCGAGCCCGAGCCCGACGCCGTGTCGGAGCTGAAGGTGGTGCCGGAGCCGGAAGCCGTTGCTGAGGCGGAGGTCATGCCCGAGCCAAAGGTGGTGCCGCAGCTGAAAGGGCTGCCGGAACCGGAAGCCGTACCTGAGCCGGAGGTCGTTGCCGAGGCGGAGGCCGTGCCCGAGCCGAACGTGGTGCCGCAGCTGAAGGGACTGCCGGAGCCGGAAGCCGTGCCGGAGTCCGAGGCCCTGTTCGATGAGGATTCCCTCGCGCGGCAGGACGTCGCACCGGAGCCGGCGAAGCCCGCACCGAAGAAGCCCCGGGCCCGCAGGACCACCGTGAAGACGGAGACAGCTCCCGCACCCGGGGCCGAGAACGCTGATGAGGTCCCGCAGACGAAGACAACCGCGCGGAGGTCCAAGGCGTCCACGCCCGGGAGCGAGGACGGGGAGACACAGGCCGCCCCGCGGACGCGATCGCGGGCCGCGTCCAAGACCACCGCGTCCAAGACCACTGCCGCGCAACCGAAGACGGCGTCCCGGGCCACGGCGGGCATCCCGGGTGACACCCAGGCGCCGAAGTCCCCGGTGGCCAAGTCCCCGTCGGCGAAGGGTGAAGTGTCGAAGTCGGCGGCTCCGGAGCTCGTACCCCAGGAGACCCCGGCGAAGGCCACCCCGCCCAAGGCCGCCGAGGTGCGGGCGTGGGCGCGGGCCAACGGGCACGAGGTCTCCGTGCGGGGCGCTCTGCCGAAGGAACTGGTGGCGGCCTACCTGGCGGCCACGTCGGGCGAGTGA
- a CDS encoding phospholipase A2 — MKAPRKLWSAGPAAALIIFVAALAAPTQAAAATTDVAGSTSVTTVSSAPTADLPPAAVTEPGTYSYAFAAQVPEGGRLRPLTGDAGSSFSSEVLVEDAAGEVVGAYDAPYTVTHDGRQLPTTYRIDGTRLIQTVTLDDTAQVPAYVLFSDYTATGTDSSADSSTGQARTLAVTQVTVPSNYVYDPSLGSLHDYCTSSPDSFGSADFRGPCARHDLCYEAPGDHKTTCDAALKTDLVTNCQYAYSSVNPLRSTCEGVAAVYYAAVSAFGDDT, encoded by the coding sequence ATGAAGGCACCCCGAAAACTCTGGTCGGCCGGGCCGGCCGCCGCCCTGATCATCTTCGTGGCGGCGCTGGCCGCCCCCACCCAGGCCGCGGCGGCCACCACCGACGTCGCCGGCAGCACGAGCGTCACCACGGTGTCGTCGGCGCCCACCGCGGACCTGCCGCCGGCCGCCGTCACCGAACCCGGCACCTACTCCTACGCGTTCGCGGCCCAGGTGCCCGAGGGCGGGCGGCTGCGGCCGCTGACCGGGGACGCCGGCAGCAGCTTCTCCAGCGAGGTGCTGGTGGAAGACGCCGCCGGTGAGGTGGTGGGCGCCTACGACGCTCCCTACACCGTCACGCACGACGGCCGGCAGCTGCCCACGACATACCGCATCGACGGCACCCGCCTGATCCAGACCGTGACGCTGGACGACACCGCGCAGGTGCCCGCGTACGTCCTGTTCTCCGACTACACGGCCACCGGCACCGACAGCAGCGCCGACAGCAGCACCGGCCAGGCGCGGACCCTCGCGGTGACCCAGGTGACCGTGCCCTCGAACTACGTCTACGACCCGTCCCTCGGAAGCCTGCACGACTACTGCACCTCCTCGCCGGACTCGTTCGGCAGCGCCGACTTCCGCGGCCCGTGTGCCCGCCACGACCTGTGCTACGAGGCGCCCGGCGACCACAAGACGACCTGCGACGCGGCCCTCAAGACCGACCTGGTCACCAACTGCCAGTACGCCTACAGCTCCGTCAACCCGCTGCGGAGCACCTGCGAGGGCGTGGCCGCGGTGTACTACGCCGCGGTGAGCGCGTTCGGCGACGACACCTGA
- a CDS encoding amidohydrolase family protein, giving the protein MNLIAIEEHWTTPRLTAALKDLPEGERDESLAFNEMGDNLALLEDVGDARIAVMDEQGIDLSVLSVAPPATGPLAAAGALTLSRELNDLAAEAVSRHPSRLRAMATLPMAEPSAVAGELERAAGLGLVGAMVYGRTGDTPLDHPCYDDLFATAAALRLPVFIHPQIPTRAVREAAYSGFDDLTSLALSTFTWGWHLEAGLAALRLIARGTLDAHPDLQIVLGHWGELLPFWSERTDSLHRIAKLERKPSEYIRSNVHITCSGMLSPALLRHARDVTTPDRLLFSTDHPFLRPTSGEIQRFLTEIEDDAERAAFAAGNACRLFGIELPGTPDRAA; this is encoded by the coding sequence GTGAACCTGATCGCGATCGAGGAGCACTGGACCACCCCGCGGCTGACGGCCGCGCTGAAAGACCTGCCCGAGGGCGAGCGCGACGAGAGCCTGGCCTTCAACGAGATGGGCGACAACCTGGCCCTGCTCGAAGACGTCGGTGACGCGCGGATCGCCGTCATGGACGAGCAGGGCATCGACCTGTCGGTGCTGTCCGTGGCGCCGCCTGCCACCGGCCCGCTGGCCGCGGCGGGGGCACTGACACTCAGCCGCGAGCTCAACGACCTGGCCGCCGAGGCCGTCAGCCGTCACCCCAGCCGGCTGCGCGCGATGGCCACCCTGCCGATGGCCGAGCCGTCCGCGGTGGCCGGCGAGCTGGAGCGGGCCGCCGGGCTCGGGCTGGTGGGGGCCATGGTCTACGGCCGCACCGGCGACACCCCGCTCGATCACCCCTGCTACGACGACCTGTTCGCGACCGCGGCCGCGCTGCGCCTACCCGTCTTCATCCACCCGCAGATCCCCACGCGGGCCGTGCGCGAGGCGGCGTACTCCGGCTTCGACGACCTCACCTCGCTGGCGCTGTCCACCTTCACCTGGGGCTGGCACCTGGAGGCCGGGCTGGCCGCGCTGCGGCTGATCGCCCGGGGCACGCTCGACGCCCATCCGGACCTCCAGATCGTGCTCGGGCACTGGGGCGAGCTGCTGCCGTTCTGGAGCGAGCGCACCGACAGCCTGCACCGGATCGCGAAACTGGAGCGCAAGCCGTCCGAGTACATCCGCTCGAACGTCCACATCACCTGTTCCGGCATGCTCAGCCCCGCCCTGCTGCGCCACGCCCGCGACGTCACCACCCCGGACCGGCTGCTGTTCTCCACCGACCACCCGTTCCTGCGTCCCACCTCCGGCGAGATCCAGCGGTTCCTGACCGAAATTGAGGACGACGCGGAGCGGGCCGCCTTCGCCGCCGGCAACGCTTGCAGGCTGTTCGGCATCGAGCTGCCAGGCACGCCCGACCGAGCTGCCTGA
- a CDS encoding TetR/AcrR family transcriptional regulator, with amino-acid sequence MTGTRDARRAESARRILLAAQEEFAEHGFEGATIRSIADRAGVHASLVMQHYGTKAALFRNAVQLPPGEAGVASQHLADVLDARLGELPPETLALVRSMLTVPEAEATMRDFLQERVENLERSFDGPDAQARALLAVSTVLGLTIGRHFLKLPAFEQITHEELVKTAGALLAGEG; translated from the coding sequence ATGACAGGGACCAGGGACGCCCGGCGGGCCGAGTCGGCGCGGCGCATCCTCCTCGCCGCCCAGGAGGAGTTCGCCGAGCACGGCTTCGAGGGCGCCACCATCCGCTCGATCGCCGACCGCGCCGGGGTGCACGCGTCCCTGGTCATGCAGCACTACGGCACGAAGGCCGCGCTGTTCCGCAACGCCGTGCAGCTGCCGCCGGGCGAGGCCGGGGTGGCCTCGCAGCACCTCGCCGACGTGCTGGACGCCCGGCTGGGCGAGCTGCCGCCCGAGACGCTGGCCCTGGTCCGCTCGATGCTGACGGTGCCCGAGGCGGAGGCGACGATGCGCGACTTCCTCCAGGAGCGTGTCGAGAACCTGGAGCGCTCCTTCGACGGCCCGGACGCGCAGGCCCGGGCGCTGCTGGCGGTCAGCACCGTGCTCGGCCTCACCATCGGCCGGCACTTCCTGAAACTGCCCGCCTTCGAGCAGATCACGCACGAGGAGCTGGTGAAAACGGCCGGTGCCCTGCTCGCCGGGGAGGGCTGA
- a CDS encoding VOC family protein translates to MTSTTHAGRMLFVNMPVADLGRSTAFFAGLGFTFDPNFTDDTAACMLVGEQAYVMLLTREKFAHFSKLPMADPATHALALYCFSVASREEVDSVTRAAIAAGAVEADGLEDHGFMCSRSFFDLDGHGWQVMWMDPAVANGA, encoded by the coding sequence ATGACCAGCACCACCCACGCCGGCCGCATGCTGTTCGTCAACATGCCCGTGGCAGACCTGGGGCGCAGCACGGCGTTCTTCGCCGGGCTCGGGTTCACCTTCGACCCGAACTTCACCGACGACACCGCCGCCTGCATGCTGGTGGGCGAGCAGGCCTACGTCATGCTGCTGACCCGGGAGAAGTTCGCGCACTTCTCCAAGCTGCCGATGGCCGACCCGGCCACCCACGCCCTGGCCCTGTACTGCTTCAGCGTCGCCTCCCGTGAGGAGGTCGACTCGGTCACCCGGGCGGCGATCGCGGCGGGCGCGGTCGAGGCGGACGGGCTGGAGGACCACGGGTTCATGTGCTCGCGCAGCTTCTTCGACCTGGACGGGCACGGCTGGCAGGTGATGTGGATGGACCCGGCCGTGGCTAACGGCGCGTGA